Proteins from one Ficedula albicollis isolate OC2 chromosome 3, FicAlb1.5, whole genome shotgun sequence genomic window:
- the LOC101807755 gene encoding putative uncharacterized protein DDB_G0271974 — MTVLELGDMDDRKDEESRTRCASSEEGLKARGKEKRKRKRSRSRSSSVSSTSSSGSTSTSSSSSRSSSRSSSSSSSRDSPKSKSKKKKKEKHNKKVKVCKEK; from the exons ATGAccgtgctggagctgggag ATATGGATGACAGGAAGGATGAAGAAAGTCGGACGCGGTGTGCAAGCTCAGAAGAAGGGCTGAAGGCCCGAG gaaaagaaaaaaggaaacgGAAGCGCAGCAGAAGCAGATCCTCATCTGTTTCATCCACATCGTCTTCTGGCAGTACATccacttcttcctcctcatcacGCTCATCCTCAAGGTCATCTTCTTCCAGCAGTAGTAGAG ATTCTCCTAAGTCAAAgtcaaagaagaagaaaaaagaaaaacacaacaaaaaggTAAAAGTTTGCAAAGAGAAATAA
- the TRAF5 gene encoding TNF receptor-associated factor 5 isoform X2: MACEEPAALSGTFSRQNSSNTGSLDFEPDADYKFVERLEERYKCAYCHLVLHNPHQTGCGHRFCQHCILALRELNAVPTCPVDKETIKMHEVFKDNCCKREVLNLHVFCKNFPDCNSKVILGRYQEHLQQCLFESMQCTNDGCRDQVLRKDLKEHLSHHCKFREERCQYCNTYVVLINMKNHEKNDCPDFPVPCLQNCSQIILKKEIEKHHAVCPEAEVDCPYKQYGCHVKVKRGKLAEHENSALREHMLQILDKNSRLEEQISDLYKSLECKEIKIQQLADAIKKCEKEFRQYTQLFGNNSSLMALASHLDKSARLESQVKQLIQMANQQQSKLDLQPLFDTIENVKQKIALMETYDQRLVVLEDQSSKHDLQINIHKAQLNKNEERFKLLEGTCYNGKLIWKITDYKLKKKEAVEGRVLSIASQPFYTSRCGYRLCARAYLNGDGSGKGTHISLYFVVMRGEFDSLLLWPFKQKVTLMLLDQSGKKNHIVEVFRADPNSSSFKRPDGEMNIASGCPRFVPHAVLENTKNTYIRDDTLFLKVVVDLTDLEEL, from the exons ATGGCCTGTGAGGAACCCGCCGCTCTCTCGGGCACCTTCTCTCGCCAGAACTCCTCCAACACCGGCTCTCTGGACTTCGAGCCCGACGCTGACTACAAGTTTGTGGAAAGGCTGGAGGAGCGCTACAAGTGCGCCTACTGCCACCTGGTCCTGCACAACCCGCACCAGACGGGCTGCGGGCACCGCTTCTGCCAGCACTGCATTCTTGCTCTGAG AGAGTTAAATGCAGTACCCACCTGTCCTGTTGacaaagaaacaataaaaatgcatgAG GTATTCAAAGACAATTGCTGTAAAAGAGAAGTTCTCAACTTGCATGTATTCTGCAAAAACTTTCCTGACTGCAATTCAAAAGTAATTCTGGGGCGATATCAG GAGCATCTGCAGCAGTGTTTGTTTGAAAGCATGCAATGCACTAATGATGGATGTCGGGATCAAGTTCTTCGCAAAGACTTGAAAGAGCACTTGAGCCACCACTGTAAATTCCGAGAAGAGAGGTGCCAGTACTGTAATACATATGTGGTGTTAATTAACATGAAG aatcaTGAGAAAAATGACTGTCCTGATTTTCCTGTGCCTTGTCTCCAAAACTGTTcacaaataattctgaaaaaagag ATTGAAAAGCACCACGCTGTGTGTCCCGAGGCAGAAGTGGACTGTCCATATAAGCAGTATGGCTGTCATGTAAAG GTTAAAAGAGGGAAACTTGCTGAACATGAAAACAGTGCCCTGAGGGAACACATGCTGCAGATTTTAGACAAGAACTCCCGGCTGGAAGAACAG ATATCTGACCTGTATAAGAGCCTGGAATGTAAAGAGATTAAAATCCAGCAGCTAGCAGATGCCATTAAGAAGTGTGAGAAAGAATTCAGACAGTATACACAACTGTTTGGTAACAATAGCAGCTTGATG GCTCTGGCCAGTCACCTGGATAAGTCTGCACGCCTGGAATCACAAGTGAAACAGTTAATACAGATGGCaaaccagcagcaaagcaaattgGACCTGCAGCCCCTGTTTGACACAATTGAAAACGTGAAGCAGAAGATTGCCCTGATGGAGACGTACGACCAGCGCTTGG TTGTTTTGGAAGATCAGTCCAGCAAACATGATCTCCAGATCAATATTCACAAAGCACAGCTCAATAAAAACGAAGAACGATTTAAGCTTTTGGAAGGCACGTGCTACAATGGGAAGTTAATCTGGAAAATCACGGACTACaagctgaagaagaaagagGCAGTGGAAGGCCGTGTGCTGTCCATAGCCAGCCAGCCCTTCTACACCAGCCGCTGTGGGTAcaggctgtgtgccagggcCTACCTGAACGGGGACGGCTCGGGAAAGGGAACACACATCTCCCTCTACTTCGTGGTCATGAGGGGCGAGTTTGACTCGTTGCTGCTGTGGCCTTTCAAGCAGAAGGTTACACTTATGCTTTTGGACCAGAGTGGGAAAAAGAATCACATTGTGGAAGTCTTTAGGGCTGACcccaacagcagcagtttcaaaAGGCCGGACGGAGAAATGAACATCGCCTCCGGCTGTCCGCGCTTCGTGCCGCACGCCGTCCTGGAGAACACAAAGAACACCTACATCAGAGATGACACGCTCTTTTTGAAAGTGGTCGTGGATCTAACTGATCTGGAGGAATTGTGA
- the TRAF5 gene encoding TNF receptor-associated factor 5 isoform X1 gives MACEEPAALSGTFSRQNSSNTGSLDFEPDADYKFVERLEERYKCAYCHLVLHNPHQTGCGHRFCQHCILALRELNAVPTCPVDKETIKMHEVFKDNCCKREVLNLHVFCKNFPDCNSKVILGRYQEHLQQCLFESMQCTNDGCRDQVLRKDLKEHLSHHCKFREERCQYCNTYVVLINMKNHEKNDCPDFPVPCLQNCSQIILKKEIEKHHAVCPEAEVDCPYKQYGCHVKVKRGKLAEHENSALREHMLQILDKNSRLEEQISDLYKSLECKEIKIQQLADAIKKCEKEFRQYTQLFGNNSSLMVSTQALASHLDKSARLESQVKQLIQMANQQQSKLDLQPLFDTIENVKQKIALMETYDQRLVVLEDQSSKHDLQINIHKAQLNKNEERFKLLEGTCYNGKLIWKITDYKLKKKEAVEGRVLSIASQPFYTSRCGYRLCARAYLNGDGSGKGTHISLYFVVMRGEFDSLLLWPFKQKVTLMLLDQSGKKNHIVEVFRADPNSSSFKRPDGEMNIASGCPRFVPHAVLENTKNTYIRDDTLFLKVVVDLTDLEEL, from the exons ATGGCCTGTGAGGAACCCGCCGCTCTCTCGGGCACCTTCTCTCGCCAGAACTCCTCCAACACCGGCTCTCTGGACTTCGAGCCCGACGCTGACTACAAGTTTGTGGAAAGGCTGGAGGAGCGCTACAAGTGCGCCTACTGCCACCTGGTCCTGCACAACCCGCACCAGACGGGCTGCGGGCACCGCTTCTGCCAGCACTGCATTCTTGCTCTGAG AGAGTTAAATGCAGTACCCACCTGTCCTGTTGacaaagaaacaataaaaatgcatgAG GTATTCAAAGACAATTGCTGTAAAAGAGAAGTTCTCAACTTGCATGTATTCTGCAAAAACTTTCCTGACTGCAATTCAAAAGTAATTCTGGGGCGATATCAG GAGCATCTGCAGCAGTGTTTGTTTGAAAGCATGCAATGCACTAATGATGGATGTCGGGATCAAGTTCTTCGCAAAGACTTGAAAGAGCACTTGAGCCACCACTGTAAATTCCGAGAAGAGAGGTGCCAGTACTGTAATACATATGTGGTGTTAATTAACATGAAG aatcaTGAGAAAAATGACTGTCCTGATTTTCCTGTGCCTTGTCTCCAAAACTGTTcacaaataattctgaaaaaagag ATTGAAAAGCACCACGCTGTGTGTCCCGAGGCAGAAGTGGACTGTCCATATAAGCAGTATGGCTGTCATGTAAAG GTTAAAAGAGGGAAACTTGCTGAACATGAAAACAGTGCCCTGAGGGAACACATGCTGCAGATTTTAGACAAGAACTCCCGGCTGGAAGAACAG ATATCTGACCTGTATAAGAGCCTGGAATGTAAAGAGATTAAAATCCAGCAGCTAGCAGATGCCATTAAGAAGTGTGAGAAAGAATTCAGACAGTATACACAACTGTTTGGTAACAATAGCAGCTTGATGGTAAGCACTCAG GCTCTGGCCAGTCACCTGGATAAGTCTGCACGCCTGGAATCACAAGTGAAACAGTTAATACAGATGGCaaaccagcagcaaagcaaattgGACCTGCAGCCCCTGTTTGACACAATTGAAAACGTGAAGCAGAAGATTGCCCTGATGGAGACGTACGACCAGCGCTTGG TTGTTTTGGAAGATCAGTCCAGCAAACATGATCTCCAGATCAATATTCACAAAGCACAGCTCAATAAAAACGAAGAACGATTTAAGCTTTTGGAAGGCACGTGCTACAATGGGAAGTTAATCTGGAAAATCACGGACTACaagctgaagaagaaagagGCAGTGGAAGGCCGTGTGCTGTCCATAGCCAGCCAGCCCTTCTACACCAGCCGCTGTGGGTAcaggctgtgtgccagggcCTACCTGAACGGGGACGGCTCGGGAAAGGGAACACACATCTCCCTCTACTTCGTGGTCATGAGGGGCGAGTTTGACTCGTTGCTGCTGTGGCCTTTCAAGCAGAAGGTTACACTTATGCTTTTGGACCAGAGTGGGAAAAAGAATCACATTGTGGAAGTCTTTAGGGCTGACcccaacagcagcagtttcaaaAGGCCGGACGGAGAAATGAACATCGCCTCCGGCTGTCCGCGCTTCGTGCCGCACGCCGTCCTGGAGAACACAAAGAACACCTACATCAGAGATGACACGCTCTTTTTGAAAGTGGTCGTGGATCTAACTGATCTGGAGGAATTGTGA